The Mercurialis annua linkage group LG8, ddMerAnnu1.2, whole genome shotgun sequence genome window below encodes:
- the LOC126661804 gene encoding uncharacterized protein LOC126661804 — translation MNCLVWNFRSLANPRAIRFLKELVKCKNPSILFLCKTFVSSVRLQVLKQVLGFDGLCSVDSVRNKGGLVLMWTQTMNVSVQDVCDNYIDAEVVHSGGIRWRFTGYYSYPERSRRKDLWDMIKRLSTSSKLPWCLMGDFNDILAQEEKRGGVSQPNWLLDGFLSTMVESGLPVVGVEDRLNRFLYNGDWSAAFPDVVVFNHVLSSSDHLPVQVVLSRVDKTRLRHSFRFSNTWLQKLDCAEVVAKSWREASQLNMVQKLMETEKAIVKWYGDKVTNYRKIIDTKARRLKQLQFRRDEQGVRDYSTKGDANTRYFHNAASSRNKTNRIDKPRDEGGVWRYSKVEIHSITKRYFSDLFSDNDPCIDELDVVSGRITSKANDMQIGPISGELPCWLNDTAITLIPKKNSPELISDFIPISLCNMVYKVIAKVMVNRMKHVMSSIISENQSAFVADRLITNNFLIAFEIGHYMRRKRRGKLGSVAPKIDMSKAYDHVRWSFVRNMMVRLGFSDQWVKLVMSCVTSVHYSKIGSYADMVPIIPSRGLRQGDPLSPYLFIICAEGLSLLLSDAERRQQIHGISICR, via the exons ATGAATTGCTTAGTTTGGAATTTCCGTAGTCTGGCTAACCCACGCGCAATAAGGTTCTTGAAAGAGTTAGTCAAATGCAAAAATCCTTCTATTCTTTTTCTTTGCAAAACTTTTGTTTCTTCTGTTCGATTACAAGTACTAAAGCAGGTGTTGGGGTTTGACGGGTTATGTTCTGTGGATAGCGTGAGGAATAAAGGGGGACTGGTATTGATGTGGACTCAGACTATGAATGTCTCTGTTCAAGATGTGTGTGATAATTATATTGATGCTGAAGTTGTGCATTCTGGCGGTATAAGGTGGAggtttacgggttattacagttACCCGGAGAGAAGTAGACGTAAGGACTTGTGGGATATGATAAAGCGGCTGAGTACTAGCAGTAAACTTCCTTGGTGTTTAATGGGGGATTTCAACGATATTCTAGCCCAAGAAGAGAAGAGAGGTGGTGTTTCTCAGCCGAACTGGTTGTTAGACGGGTTTCtctcaacaatggtggaaaGTGGTTTG CCGGTGGTAGGGGTTGAGGATAGACTTAATCGGTTTCTTTATAATGGGGATTGGTCTGCTGCTTTTCCCGATGTCGTTGTTTTCAATCATGTTTTATCCTCGTCGGATCATTTACCTGTTCAAGTAGTTTTGTCAAGAGTGGATAAAACCCGTCTTAGACATTCCTTTCGTTTCAGTAATACTTGGCTGCAGAAGTTGGATTGTGCAGAAGTAGTGGCTAAATCTTGGAGGGAGGCGAGCCAGCTGAATATGGTCCAAAAATTAATGGAGACGGAAAAGGCCATAGTGAAATGGTATGGTGATAAAGTCACGAATTACAGGAAAATCATTGACACTAAAGCTCGTCGGTTGAAGCAGCTCCAGTTTAGGAGAGATGAGCAAGGGGTTAGGGATTACTCTA CTAAAGGCGATGCAAATACGCGGTATTTTCATAATGCTGCTAGTTCCAGAAATAAAACAAACCGGATTGATaagccgagagacgaaggtggTGTGTGGAGATACTCTAAGGTGGAGATTCATAGTATTACTAAAAGGTATTTTTCTGATCTTTTTAGTGATAATGATCCTTGTATAGACGAGCTTGATGTGGTGTCTGGTCGTATAACTTCTAAGGCTAATGATATGCAGATTGGTCCTATATC TGGTGAGCTTCCTTGTTGGTTGAATGATACGGCTATTACCCTTATCCCTAAAAAGAATTCGCCCGAGCTTATTTCTGATTTCATACCAATTTCTTTGTGTAATATGGTCTATAAAGTAATTGCTAAGGTGATGGTGAATAGAATGAAGCATGTGATGTCTAGTATTATTTCAGAAAATCAGAGTGCTTTTGTTGCCGATAGGCTTATTACGAATAACTTCTTGATAGCTTTTGAAATTGGGCATTAtatgagaagaaaaagaaggggTAAACTTGGGTCGGTTGCTCCAAAGATCGATATGAGTAAAGCCTATGATCATGTTAGATGGAGTTTTGTGAGAAACATGATGGTTCGCTTGGGGTTTTCTGATCAATGGGTTAAGCTTGTTATGAGCTGCGTAACTTCAGTTCACTATTCTAAGATTGGGAGTTATGCGGACATGGTGCCTATTATTCCTAGCAGAGGTCTGAGGCAAGGCGATCCGCTTTCGCCTTacttgtttattatttgcgctGAGGGTCTGAGTCTTTTACTGTCTGATGCTGAGAGAAGGCAACAAATTCATGGCATCTCTATTTGTAGATGA